From Sparus aurata chromosome 9, fSpaAur1.1, whole genome shotgun sequence, a single genomic window includes:
- the LOC115588331 gene encoding olfactory receptor 52J3-like, with product MMDNVSQITMFFLSGLNATHNHRFTLFFLTLLCYFVILLVNVSVIVTIIMDKNLHEPMYILIFACCMNGLYGTAGFYPKFLWDLLSPVHVISYSGCLVQAQVIMSFVCADLSILSVMSYDRYVAICRPLEYHSVMSNQRLITLVCFSWLIPLFIVAANIFLTSRLKLCSPYITGSYCLNWTIVKLACFPAETAVNNIAAYFMIIVYLFHGIFIVLSYMYVIKTCTNSIENRAKFMQTCVPHLTSLFTFLVSILFNVIILRFGSQVLPQTFKNFVAIEVLVTPPLINPLIYGFKLTKIRNRVLVVLTLKFK from the coding sequence ATGATGGATAATGTTTCTCaaataacaatgttttttctttcaggtttaAATGCAACACATAACCACAGATTTactctcttctttctcactTTACTGTGTTACTTTGTGATTTTGCTGGTAAATGTTTCTGTTATTGTGACCATCATCATGGATAAAAACCTGCATGAACCAatgtatattttaatatttgcttgttgcatgaatggactttaTGGGACAGCAGGTTTCTACCCCAAGTTTCTCTGGGATCTGCTTTCTCCTGTTCATGTTATCTCTTATTCTGGATGTCTTGTTCAGGCTCAAGTAATTATGTCATTTGTCTGCGCTGATCTGTCTATTCTTTCAGTCATGTCATATGACAGATATGTGGCTATATGTCGACCACTGGAGtaccactctgtcatgtcaaaTCAAAGACTCATAACATTAGTGTGTTTCTCTTGGCTTATACCTTTATTCATTGTAGCCGCAAATATTTTCCTTACATCTAGATTAAAGTTATGCAGCCCATATATCACCGGATCTTATTGTTTGAATTGGACAATTGTTAAACTTGCTTGTTTCCCAGCTGAAACTGCTGTTAATAACATAGCTGCATACTTTATGATAAtcgtttatttatttcatggtATATTCATAGTTCTATCCTACATGTATGTCATTAAAACATGTACAAATTCTATAGAAAACAGGGCAAAGTTCATGCAAACATGTGTGCCACATCTGACCTCCTTATTCACTTTCCTTGTAAGTATActttttaatgtaattattttacgATTTGGATCACAAGTTTTACCtcaaacttttaaaaactttgttGCAATAGAAGTTCTTGTCACACCTCCCTTAATTAATCCATTAATTTATGGTTTCAAATTGACCAAAATTCGAAACAGAGTTCTGGTTGTTCTTACTCTAAAATTTAAATGA
- the LOC115588729 gene encoding olfactory receptor 142-like, whose product MMDNVSQIRVFFLLGLNETQTHRFTLFFLTLLCYCMILLVNISVIVTIIMDKNLHEPMYILICAFCMNALYGTTGVYPKLLWDLLSTVHIISYSGCLVQAHVGGSFVCSELSILSVMAYDRYVAICRPLEYHSVMSKQRLVMLVCYSWMTPFCMIGLNTFLTSRLKLCSPYVGKFFCVNWMIVKLACFPAQTTVNSIVVYINMVIYLIHALFIVLSYMYLIKTCAVSIENRAKFMQTCVPHLTSLLIFLVSLLFEIMIMHFNSKDFPQIFKNFVAIESFVIPPFINPLIYGFKLTKIRNRILVVLSIRNK is encoded by the coding sequence ATGATGGATAATGTTTCTCAAATAAGAGTGTTTTTTCTCTTAGGTTTGAATGAAACACAAACCCACAGATTTactctcttctttctcactTTATTGTGTTACTGTATGATTTTGCTGgtaaatatttctgttattgTGACCATCATCATGGATAAAAACCTGCATGAACCAATGTATATTTTAATATGTGCTTTTTGCATGAATGCACTTTATGGGACAACAGGTGTCTATCCCAAGCTTCTCTGGGATCTGCTTTCTACTGTTCATATTATCTCTTATTCTGGATGTCTTGTTCAGGCTCACGTAGGTGGTTCATTTGTTTGCAGTGAACTGTCTATTCTTTCTGTCATGGCATATGACAGATATGTAGCTATATGTCGACCACTGGAGtaccactctgtcatgtcaaagCAAAGGCTCGTTATGTTAGTGTGTTACTCTTGGATGACACCTTTTTGCATGATTGGTTTAAATACGTTTTTAACATCTAGATTGAAGTTATGTAGCCCATATGTCGGGaaatttttttgtgtgaattggATGATTGTTAAACTTGCTTGTTTCCCAGCACAAACAACAGTTAATAGCATAGTTGTATACATAAATATGgtaatttatttaattcatgCTTTATTCATAGTTCTATCCTACATGTATCTCATTAAAACATGTGCAGTTTCTATAGAAAACAGGGCAAAGTTCATGCAAACGTGTGTGCCACATCTAACCTCCTTACTCATTTTTCTTGTATCTCTGCTATTTGAAATAATGATTATGCATTTCAATTCAAAAGACTTTCCTCAAATCTTTAAAAACTTTGTTGCAATTGAAAGTTTTGTCATACCTCCCTttataaatccattaatttATGGTTTCAAATTGACCAAAATAAGAAACAGAATTCTGGTTGTTCTTAGCATAAGAAACAAATGA
- the LOC115588335 gene encoding olfactory receptor 52D1-like — translation MIDNVSHITMFFLSGLNETENHRFTLFFLTLLCYCVILIANTSVIVTIIMDKNLHEPMYILICTFCINGLYGTAGFYPKFLWDLLSPVHVISYSGCLVQVQVIASFVFSDLSILSVMAYDRYVAICRPLEYHSVMSKQRLIMLGCFSWMTPFCITGINVFLISRLKLCSQYIAKIYCMNWMIVKLACFPAETAVNSIVVHITIIIYLFHGLFIVLSYMYVIKTCANSIENRAKFMQTCVPHLTSLLIFLVNILSDVMFMRFGSKDFPQAFKNFVAIEYLVIPPLLNPLIYGFKLSKIRNRILVVLTKNK, via the coding sequence ATGATAGATAATGTTTCTCAcataacaatgttttttctttcaggtttaaatgaaacagaaaaccacagatttactctcttctttctcactttattgtgttactgtgtgattTTGATAGCAAATACTTCTGTTATTGTGACCATCATCATGGATAAAAACCTGCATGAGCCAATGTATATTTTAATATGTACTTTTTGCATTAATGGACTTTATGGGACAGCAGGTTTCTACCCCAAGTTTCTCTGGGATCTGCTTTCTCCTGTTCATGTTATCTCTTATTCTGGATGTCTTGTTCAGGTTCAGGTAATTGCCTCGTTTGTCTTCAGTGATCTGTCTATTCTTTCCGTCATGGCATATGACAGATATGTGGCTATATGTCGACCCCTGGAGTACCACTCGGTCATGTCAAAGCAAAGACTCATTATGTTAGGCTGTTTCTCTTGGATGACACCTTTTTGCATTACAGGTATTAATGTGTTTCTAATATCTAGATTAAAGTTATGCAGCCAATATATTGCCAAAATATATTGTATGAATTGGATGATTGTTAAACTTGCTTGTTTCCCAGCTGAAACTGCTGTTAACAGCATAGTTGTACACATAAcaataatcatttatttatttcatggtTTATTCATAGTTCTATCCTACATGTATGTCATTAAAACATGTGCAAACTCCATTGAAAACAGGGCAAAGTTCATGCAAACATGTGTGCCACATCTAACCTCCTTACTCATTTTTCTTGTAAATATACTTTCTGATGTCATGTTTATGCGATTTGGTTCAAAAGATTTCCCTCAAGCCTTTAAAAACTTTGTTGCGATAGAATATCTTGTCATACCTCCCTTATTAAATCCGTTAATTTACGGTTTCAAATTGTCCAAAATTCGAAACAGAATTCTGGTTGTTCTAactaaaaataaatga
- the LOC115588333 gene encoding olfactory receptor 1D2-like, with translation MMDNVSQIRMFFLLGLNETNNHRFTLFFLTLLCYCVILIANTSVIVTIIMDKNLHEPMYVLLCIFGMNSLYGTAGFYPKFLWDLLSPVHVISYSGCLVQAQVIMSFVCADLSILAVMSYDRYVAICRPLEYHSVMSKLRLIMLLCFSWLTPFLIIAVNIFLTSRLKLCSPHIARFLCVNWTIVKLACFPAETTVNNITANITIIIYLFHGIFIVLSYMNLSKTCANSIEKRAKFMQTCVPHLTSLLVFLVTLIFNVIIMRFGSKDLPPAFKNFVEIEILVIPPLLNPLIYGFKLTKIRNRIMVVLTSKKK, from the coding sequence ATGATGGATAATGTTTCTcaaataagaatgttttttcttttaggtttaaatgaaacaaataaccacagattcactctcttctttctcactttactgtgttactgtgtgattTTGATAGCAAATACTTCTGTTATTGTGACCATCATCATGGATAAAAACCTGCATGAACCAATGTATGTTTTACTATGTATCTTTGGCATGAATTCACTTTATGGGACAGCAGGTTTCTACCCAAAGTTTCTCTGGGATCTACTTTCTCCTGTTCATGTCATCTCTTATTCTGGATGTCTTGTTCAGGCCCAAGTAATTATGTCATTTGTCTGCGCTGATCTGTCCATTCTTGCAGTCATGTCATATGACAGATATGTGGCTATATGTCGACCACTGGAGtaccactctgtcatgtcaaagCTACGACTCATTATGTTACTGTGTTTCTCTTGGCTAACACCTTTTTTAATCATTGCCGTAAATATTTTCCTAACATCTAGATTAAAGTTATGCAGCCCACATATAGCcagatttttgtgtgtgaattgGACGATTGTTAAACTTGCTTGTTTTCCAGCTGAAACTACTGTTAATAACATAACTGCAAACATTAcgataatcatttatttatttcatggtATATTCATAGTTCTATCCTATATGAATCTTAGTAAAACATGTGCAAATTCTATTGAAAAAAGGGCAAAGTTCATGCAAACATGTGTGCCACATTTAACCTCCCTACTCGTTTTTCTTGTAACTCtgatttttaatgtaattattaTGCGATTTGGTTCAAAAGATCTCCCTCCAGCCTTTAAAAACTTTGTTGAAATAGAAATTCTTGTCATACCTCCTTTATTAAATCCATTAATTTATGGTTTCAAATTGACCAAAATTCGAAACAGAATCATGGTTGTTCTTACttcaaaaaagaaatga
- the LOC115588332 gene encoding olfactory receptor 142-like, whose product MMDNVSQIRMFFLSGLNETNYHRFTLFFLTLLCYCVILLVNISVIVTIILDKNLHEPMYIFICAFCMNALYGTTGFYPKLLWDLLSPVHVISYSGCLVQAQVGSSFVCSELTILSVMAYDRYVAICRPLEYHSVMSKQRLILLVCYSWVTPFCMIGISTFLTSRLKLCSPYIHKFFCVNWMIVKLACSPAQTTVNGIVVYITIVVYLIHALFIVLSYMYLIKTCANSIENRAKFMQTCVPHLTSLLIFLVTLLFEIMIMHFDPNNFPQTFKNFVSIETLVIPPLINPLIYGFKLTNIRNRILVVLTLKNK is encoded by the coding sequence ATGATGGATAATGTTTCTCAAAtaagaatgtttttcctttcaggtttaaatgaaacaaattacCACCGATTTactctcttctttctcactttactgtgttactgtgtgattTTGCTGgtaaatatttctgttattgTGACCATCATCCTGGATAAAAACCTACATGAAccaatgtatatttttatatgtgCTTTTTGCATGAATGCACTTTATGGGACAACAGGTTTCTACCCAAAGCTTCTCTGGGATCTGCTTTCTCCTGTTCATGTCATCTCTTATTCTGGATGTCTTGTTCAGGCTCAAGTAGGTAGCTCATTTGTCTGTAGTGAACTTACTATTCTTTCAGTCATGGCATATGACAGATATGTGGCTATATGTCGACCACTGGAGtaccactctgtcatgtcaaagCAACGACTCATTTTGTTAGTGTGTTACTCTTGGGTGACACCTTTTTGCATGATTGGTATAAGTACATTTCTAACATCTAGATTAAAGTTATGCAGCCCATATATCCACAAGTTCTTTTGTGTGAATTGGATGATTGTTAAACTTGCTTGTTCCCCAGCACAAACAACAGTTAATGGCATAGTTGTATACATAactattgttgtttatttaattcaCGCTTTATTCATAGTTCTATCCTACATGTATCTCATAAAAACATGTGCAAATTCTATAGAAAACAGGGCAAAGTTCATGCAAACATGTGTGCCACATCTAACCTCCTTACTCATTTTTCTTGTAACTCTGCTTTTTGAAATAATGATTATGCACTTTGATCCAAACAATTTCCCtcaaacttttaaaaactttgtATCAATAGAAACTCTTGTCATACCTCCCTTAATAAATCCATTAATTTATGGTTTTAAATTGACCAACATTCGAAACAGAATTCTGGTTGTTCTTActctaaaaaataaatga